CTCTATTTAGAGCATTTTAAGTAAAACTATAGCCGGCATTTATCGGTAGGGAGGCCTCTCCGAGGCCTCCGCAACCACGCCCCGAATACCTATGAACTTAGCAATTTTTCATCACGTCCGACGGAGGTATCGGAGAGGCCTCCCTACCGGCGCTTTCGCGCCATCTCTAATGCGACAGAATAAACGAAAACCGCTCTAATTCTACTTTGTTAAGCTGAAGCATTCCTTGTTCAATGAGCGCCAAAGGTGCTGCTCTTTGCAGACATGGTTTCCATCTTAACAAAGTAAAACTATAACGCCCCGGAAAAAATGGCGCTTAGACAAAATCCGTTGTCGTTATAGTATTTTCTCTCAACATTGGCCCAAATGGTAGGGCGAGGCGTCCCGCCGAGCCGCGGCTCAGCCGGAGGCTTCGCCTCACCGTCCGCCCTTGCCGGTGAGTATGACATGCACGGTCCGGATCACGATGGTGGCGTCGAGCAGGAACGAAAAATGGCGGATATAGTAGAGATCGTATTCGAGCTTGCGCAGCGTGTCGTCGAGGCTGGCGCCGTAGGGATAATTGATTTGCGCCCAGCCAGTGATGCCGGGCCGGACGAGATGGCGGAAATGATAGCACTTGATGCTGTGCTCGTAATCGGCCACGAGCACATCCCATTCGGCGCGCGGGCCGATCATGCTCATGTCGCCCTTGAGCACGTTCCACAACTGCGGGAGTTCGTCGAGGCGGCTGGAGCGCAGGAAACGGCCGATGCGGGTGACGCGGCTGTCGTTTTTTGCCGTATAATTGCCGCCCCCTCCGGGCGAGCTTCCGCCTTTCGGGCCGGGGCGCATGGTGCGCAGTTTGTAGAGCGTGAAAGGCACGCGGTTGCGGCCGATGCGCTGTTGCCTGAAAAATACGGGTCCGCCGTCCTCCCGTTTGATGGCGATGGCGGCGATGGCGATAAGGGGGGCGGCGAGGATGAGGATGAACAGCGAGAGGACGATGTCGCTGAGGCGCTTGAGTTGATTGGACACCGGGACGCGCGCCAGTCTGAACCCTTCCTGGAAAAGCCAGATGGCGTTGAGCCGGTAGAGGGGAATCTTGCGCGAGTAAAGCTGGTGAAACAGCTCCAGCGTGTAGGTCGGCACGCCTTTGAAATAAAGTTCCGTCAGGTGCCGCAACACGTCGGGCGAGAGCGCGCACCCGTTTTCGTACAGGACGACGGCTTCGACATCGAGACGACCGGAGGAGATGTCGGCGAGGAGGTCGTCTAGGAGCGGACGTCCGTCATCGGGACTGTCGTTGGGTCCGAGGCGCGCATAGAGGATATCCAAATCGAGTTGCAGGCGGGCAGTCTCCCTGGAGATGACATCCTTGGCCCCGGCATAGACGACGCGACGCCTGGAGCGGACGCGCCGGAGCCTGGAACAGAGAAGCCTGCGGATGAACAGCGTGGCCGGGGCGATGGCGAGAAAGGAAAGACCCACGACGGCGCGGCTTTGCTGCAACGGATAAACACCGGGTACAAAGACGAAGGTGACCAGGAGCAGCGCGATGGCGGCGGCGAAACAGGCGAGGAAGTGCAGGCTGAAGTAGTCGGCGGAGACAAAATTCGTGCGCGGATTGTATCCATCGATCAGATGCAGCGCGACGAACAACAGCAGGAACGGCACCAGCAGGGGCCAGAGCAATGGAGCCTGCCACTGGGCGATGCCACGCAGGATGGCCACGAGATTGATGCAGAAAAACACCGCGAGGCAGTCGCCAAGGGCCAGCGCGGGCTTGAGGAATCGGAGTTGTCTCATGTTATGAGCTGGAGGAAAGGGGGGTGAGAGGACAGGGCGTCCGGCGCCGGGGAGCGTGGAAGGTCCGGGAAGCGCACGCGTCTCGCGTGCTCGTTTGGAACTCCTGAAAATTCTTTTTAACCGCGAAGGACGCGGAGGGCGCGAAGCAACCAGGATTCGGATCAAATTCTCAATCGATTTGAATTCAGTGAAACTCTCCGGAGTTCAGGGGCATCATTAAACAGCGGGGGGGATTCATCCTGGCGGCAAGCCTCGAGGTCTTCTCTCCTCCAGTGGATAAATTATAAAAAACTCAATGATTCTATTTCCAAACATGGTCCGACGCTATTTTCGATGAAAAGTCCGGTTGTTTTAGTCACAGAGTTCACGGAGCGCGGACACAGAGGACACGAAGGAAGTTCAAAATCAAACCTCTGTGGAGAATGGCGCTAAGATAAGGGCTGTTGCCGTCAAAAAGCACGCTTGCGCAAGGAGGGGCGGCGTCCCGCCGCCCGACACGCGGAACGCGTGCCCATCGTGCCTCGATGAACCGCGCGCAAACGGGCGAGGCTTCCGCCTCGTCCGGCGGCGGGACGCCGCCGCTCCTTGCGCAAGCGTCTCTCTTATCTAAGCGCCATTCACCTCTGTGGACTCTGTGTCGGAGCTCTGCGTGCTCTGTGACTTGGTTTTGCTTCTTTGCCATGAAAAACTGCCATTCAAAATAGCGACGAACCATTCTTCTGATCTTCGCACCCTTCGCGTCCTTCGCGGTTAATTTTTGGGACCTCCCGTAATCAGTTACGAACCAAGCAAAACCTTTTCTTTTCCTTCTTTCTCCGTGTCTTTGTGCCTCTGTGGTTGATCCTCATTGTCTTCCATTTGTTCGGGCAGGCGCAGGGCCTCCTCCCATGCGTCGAGCGCGGACGGAAGGTCGTGGGTGCGGGCGAAGGCGAGGGCGGCTCGGGCGGCGTCCTCGCAGACGGCGGGAGTTTCGATCCAGTGATGCAGGGTCTGGACAAAACGGGCGGTATCGTCGGGCGAGGCCGCGATGCCGAGCCGATGGTCCGTGACCTGGCGGGCGAGTTCGCCGTCCGGGGGGCCGGCAAAAAGCACGGGACGGCCAACGGCGGCGATGCCGTAGAGTTTGCTGGGAAAGACGAGGCTTCCGCAACTGCCACGCAGCGTCACCCAGTGGGCGTCGGCGGCAGCCAGCGAGGCGGCGAGGTGCTGCCGCGATTCGTGCGGACGAAAGACGACGTTCTCCAGACCGCGGGCCGCGACCGCACGTTGCAGTTGAGATTTGCGCGCGCCTTCACCGATGAAGACGAACGCAAAACGCGAATCGCGGCGCAGCGCCTCTGCCACGCGCAGGCAGACATCGAGATCGTGCACACGGCCGAGGTTGCCGGAGTAGGCGACGATAAAACGGCCTCCGAGCCCCCATCGCGCGCGCATGGCGGCGGTGTCCTCCGGAGGCGATGGCGCGAGCCCGGAGGGAGCCCAGTTGGGGATGACCGTGAGACGGTCGGCAGACACGCCGCGGGCGCGGAGCAACGCGGCCATGTCCCCGCCCAGAGTCACGCAGCGGGCGGCATCGCGCCATGCGCGGTCGCGGCGCAGGCGAAGCAGGGCGACAAGCGGAAGCGCGGGCCAGCCGCCGCCGGCGGCGGCAAGGAGTTCGGGATAGATGTCCTGCACCCAGTGAACGAGCCGGGCACCGCTCGCGCGGCAGGCCTGCGCGGCGGTCACCCCCACCAGCGGCGGATCGGTGAGCGCGACGACGGTATCGTCGGAATTCAGCATGCCGGAAAGCCGACGGCTCGCGGCGACGTGAAAGGCGAGAAACTCCGTGATCCGGGCGAAACCGCGTCGGCGGGCGGGTGTAGCGATGCGGTGGATACGAACGCCGTTGTGCGTTTCGTCCCCCGGCAGCGAGGCGTCATGCCGCGAGGTGACGACGCGGACGGCGTGCCCGCGTGCGACCAGCCCTTCGGCGAGGTCGGTGAGAAGCTGCCCGGTGGCCGTCGTGGACGGATGGTAAAACCGGTTGAGGAAAACGATCATGCTGATTGGCTCCTCGCCATTTTGAATGACTGGGAAGATACATTTAACCACGGAGGGAGAGTTATTAACCGCAAAGGGCGCGAAGAAGGAATGAAAGCCTTCCAGCTCTTCGCATCCTTCGCGTCCTTCGCGGTTAATAATAAAATCTCTTTCATGGCTCCTTGCCCTCTGTGCCTCTGTGGCTAAAAGCGTGTGGATATGGGGTGCGGCACCGGTTAAGGAGGCGAATGCCTCCCGATTTATCGAGCCGGACGAAGCCGTGCCGGACTCCCATAGGCGGCCATTCCTTCGGGGACATCCCTGACCACGACCGCGCCTGCTCCGATCACCACATCCGGCCCAGCCGTTACTCCGGGACCGATGAACGCCCTTGCGGCAACCCAGCTCCGGTCACCTATGGAGATGGGCGCGGTGATGAGATCGAAGGTGTCTTTCCGATGGTCGTGAGATCCTGTGCAGAAAAAGGCCCCTTGGGAAATGCACACATGCGAACCGATTTTCACCCGGTCGAGACTGAGAATGAAAACATCGTCGCCAATCCAGACATGATCGCCGATTTCCAGCCGCCAAGGGAAGGTAATATTCACCCGGCTGCGGATCACCACCTTCCGTCCCACTTTCGCGCCGAAGACGCGCAGCACCGCCACCTTCATGGAGGAGGGCAACGGGAACCACGGGGCGAACAGGAGGCTGCGCACAATCCACCACAGGACTTCTTTCCAGCGGGGCGCTCCCCGGTGGAATTCCGGATTCCGAAAACGGGAAAAATCGATCATGGTCAAAACTTCACGATCCGGAAAAATCCGGATCCTCTGGCAACGCCGCCATCGCTTCACAGGGCTTGTATTGAACCTTCATTCAGCAGTTTGAATCACTCATCCACACCCTGCTTCGCGATGTCCTTGAGAGAGATTGTCCAAGACGACAATCCGCGCATCCGTGCCCTCCAGATGGCGAACGGCGTGGCAACCGATATGGCCGGCTCCGCCAGTGATGGTATTTTTGCGGGAAGGGATGATTTAGGTTAGGCCACAAGCCCGAACCGGATTTCAAAATCCATCATTCGTTTTTACGAAACATCAGGACCATTGACTTTGCCAATACCGGGAAACGCCCCACGCGCAGAACCTTTTCGAGAACCAATCCTTGTTCAGCGAACAAAGTTGTCAGGGTTTTTATCGACCAGAATTTGATATGTCCGTGGTCCCACAAAGCGGTGAAATGCGCGTCAAGTTTGCCACTAAGAGCCAGCGCGAGGTTTTTGAAGTATCCGTGATAAGGCGTGCTGATGATTGCGAAGCCACCCGGTTCCAAAAGATCATGGACGCAACGTGCATACTTCCTGGGTGAATACACATGTTCAACAACCTCCAGGGAAACTACAACGGGAAAGGTTCCGTAATGCGAAGCCAGATCCTCATAGGCACTGCCCAATTCCAAGCGCATTATTGGATCCTCTTGTTTCGCAATCTCAATGCCGGTTTCCGATGGATCGACCCCGGTCACCTCGAAGCCATGCCCCTTCAAATGGCGGGCGGAAGAGCCATTTCCGCAGCCCAAATCGAACACTCGCCGTCCCCTCCCCCGCAGAAGCTCCCGCCTCACCGACGCCCATAAATAGGCATGAGTGTGGGATGCGTCGGCCCGGGTGTAAGCATAGTCGGTGGCGATTTCTTCATTCATGGTGAATTTGATTCTGGCTGGGAGCTTTCCAGGCGAAGGCGATTTCACTCTCCGAGGGATCGATATCGGTCACCCTATGGCCTCGTTTCTTCAGGTGCCTGGCCAAGGCGTCATTCCCGCATCCGAGATCAAAAACCCGGCTCGATCGGTCCAAGCAATCGCTCGACCGATTTCCATAAATACGCGTGCGTATGAGACGGATCTACTTCGGCGTAATGATATCCTGTGGCAATTTCCTCGGTCATGGGCAGTGTTGGTGTGCTCTTGCCGAAAATTGTCCTTTAACGCAAAATCCCTTGGATCGTCGAGGCACCCAACGATCTCGCAATCTAATTGAAGCGCGCTCAACCATCCAATAGAAAGCTCCGCCAGAAAAGACTATCAAAACTATCGCCAGCGGAAAGTAGACTGGCCAAAATTCATTGGGAATTTTCTGCACGATAATTCGAGCCACATGGATCATCAACGCATGAGTCAGATAAACTGAATATGAAGCCAGGGCAATTAAATAAACAATCCGAGATGTTGCCAGTCGCCCCGGTTTCCTACCTTGGAGAAAAAACAATAGTAATGCCAACGTCCAAGCCAGAGCTGAAAACCCCAAACAATACACCAACCATGATCCAGCGATTACAGCAAATATAAAACCAATGCCAATCGCAATACTTCCCCATAAGGCCACTGGCGAATCTCTGAGCCACACTGCCGGATGAGCAATAGCCAGACGTGAAAGCCAAAACCCCAACAGCAACCCTTCCATGCGTAAATGCGTAGCAGTCAATTCAAAACCAAACACCGGCACCCTTCCTTCCACGTGAGTTATATAATATACGATCCGACAAACCAGAGGAATCAGCAGAAGAGAAATAAAGAATATCGATAAAAATTTGCCTCGCCCCAGAAACGGTATCGAAATAAGAGGTACGAAAAGATAAAAGTGCTCCTCTATGCAAAGCGACCAACTGACTAAAAAGAAGGGAATGTTATCATAATAATTTTGAATAAAAATAAGATATCCCAAGTCAAACGGTTCTTCGCGCGACATCCATACTGCCAACCATGATAATAAGAGGGCAATCAAATAGGGAGGAATAGTTCTCAACCACCGGCGCAACCAGAATCTACCTATATCGATATTACCAAATTTATTATACTCCTTCCAATAAAGACCGCCAATTAGCCATCCACTCAAAACAAAAAATAAATCAACTCCATATTGTCCAAACGACGCCACGTTCATGAGCCTCGTCAACGGGACAGGTGACATTTGACAGACATGAAAAAAGACAACAGCGACTATTGCCGCAGCTCGTAGCAAATCAAGATTTGCATTACGCCTATTGGAGGCATCGGAAATATCACCGTCAAAAGGACCATCTTTCATGAGATCAACCTCTTTTCATTTCGGCACGATTAATATCAGACACGAATTTTCTACTGATCAGCTCCAGCGAGAGCAACAACTCAGCGTAGGTTCGTTGAAAAACATAATAAAGCCCCGGCCAGCCATCGAGGATCAGGCGTTTAACAAAGAGCGTGTAAAAAAACATGGCGGGCGCGGCCGGCCAGATTTTCTTGCGCAACCGGTCCGGCCAGCCCGATGGCCGTGGCTCCGAGAGCAACTTTTCCGCCTCCAGCGCAGCATATTTCCGTTGGGAATCAAGCCAGCGCGACAAGGACTTTCGGTCGTCGTGATCGATCGGAATTTCCGCATTGCTGATCGCTCCCTGCACATCCACCCGATGCCCGTGCCCATCATCCCTATAACGAGCTTTCTTGTGTTGGTAGAGCACCGTCCTTCGCGGATACAAAGTTGCTCTCAACGGAGAGCCATACACGCAATAACGAAACGGAAAGCAATATCCGTCCGCCTTCTCCGAAAGCTTTTCGACATATGTAGAAAAAAAATTTGCAACAATATAATCCGCATCCATCGAAAGAACCCATTTCGTTCTGATCTGCTCCAAACCAAAATTACACTGTCCCGCGAAGGAATCGAACCCCCGCTTCACCACCTCCACCTGCGGAAACTCGGCCGCGATGGCCAGCGTCCCGTCCGTGCTTCCGCTATCCACCACCACGATGCGAGTCGCCCAACGCAGCCGCTCCAGGCAACGGCGCAGGTTCGGCTCCTCGTTCCAAGTCAGGATCAGGGGCGTGATGTCGGCCAGATTCATATTTTCCCGGAATCTTCAATGATTCGTGTATAAAGTCCCACCAGGCGTTGTCCCATTGCCTCCAGACTGTATTCCTTCAAGGCAAACCTGCGGGCTGCAATCCCAAGCGCTTGCCGGCGCGCGGCGTCCTGCAACAACGCCCGCAACCCTTCCCGAATGTTCCCTTCGTCCGGTGCCGTCAGCACACAGCCGCCCGCCTTCACCGCCTCCTGCGCCACCGCGACCCCTTCGCCCAGCAGGCACGGCAATCCCGCGCCCATCGCCTCCACGGCGGCAATGCCGAAATTTTCCGAAAACGAAGGCAGCACATACACTCCGGCCTCGCGAAACCGGCGTTCCTTCACCTCTCCTTCGATCCGCCCCAGCCACTCGACACGTTCTCCGAGTTTCAGGCTTTCCGCCAGAGCGTGCATCTGCCGCACGTAACCCACGTCCCCATCTCCCGCCATCATCAGTTTCCAGTCGCGAAATTCGGCCATCAGACCTGCCCAGGCCTTGAGTAACCCTTCGATGTTTTTTTTGGGATCGATTCGTGAAAGATACAAAATCCACGGCTTCCTTGCCGCGAAATCCGCCGCTGTCTCCGGTACATCCACCCCCAACGGGATCACGGCAGACCGCAGCGGCACGCCGAGGCTCTCCGCCTCCTCCCGCTCTGCCTCGCTGGTGAAATGTACCGCCGCCGCATCGCGAAGCAAGGGGCTCTCCAGCCAGCGAAAGGACAACCGCTTCAGTCGCGCGCGTCGCCGGGTCATGCCATAATGGTTGAGCACTCCGAGCGGGCGGATCACATACGGCACGCCTGCCCGCCGTGCCGCCCGAGCCGCCGCCAGACTGGTATGGGAAAACAGAGCATGGACATGCACCAGATCGTAACTCTTCACTTCGCACCGCACCCATTTTCCCAAAGCCGGGGAGACCTTGTAGAATTCCGTCCGCTTCCGGAAATATCGGCGAACCACACCATTTTCTGTCAATGCTGTTACCGGGGGCTTGCCATTCCGCCGTCCCGGCCCGTCGTCGTCCGTTGTAACCGTTTCCACGATCACGCCCGCAGCAGACAAGGCACGCTCCATCAAAGGCAGAGCCGCACTCGGTCCCCCGTGAACCGGAGAAAGAGAGGGTATGATGTGGAGGATACGCATGGGAAGATAGAGCAAAAGGACAGGTCAAAAAACACAGGCAACACGGGCCTCCTTGGAGATTCAGTCACGCGCTGCCCCGAACGACCGTAGCTGTTGCAAGGCCGCCGCCACCGCCCAGGTGCGATACCAAGTCTCCAACTGTACGGGCGACTGCCTCTTCGCATCGGCCAGCAATTCCCCGAATCGCCCCTCTATCCATTGCTGAAAAGGAAACCGGAAACCCCGCTTCGGCTGATTTATTACCCACTCCGGCACCTCCGGCACCGCTTCCAGAAGCAACTTTTTCCCCTTCCGCAGCCGGATTTCCGGCGGAATGTTCCGCAGCATTTCCGCGAGCCGGACATCCACCAGCGGCACCCGCAATTCCAATCCGTGAGCCATGGAGAACACATCGCTGTCCCGCAGCAGTTGGTTTCGCATGTAGCGCGTCACCTCCAGCACACTCACCGCCTCGCGGGGGTGGACGGGCAGCGACAAGGATTCCTGGAAAGCGGATCGCAACGCTCTGTCAGTGAATATCTTAGTTATCGCCCCAGCCTCTTCGTCGGTGAAAATCCCCCGCTGGGCATGATACGCCTCCAGCCAGGACCCGCCGCCGCGCAAGAACGCCGCCAAGCGCTGCCACGGCGTGCCCGCCGGACGCGTTTCCAGCAACCGCGCCGCCAGCGGCCGCAGCGGACCGGACAGGCGATGAGCCAGCCGGAAGCGCGGTAACCGGCCGAACGACCTATAGCCCGCAAACCATTCGTCTCCTCCCAGGCCGGACAGGACTACTTTTATCCCCTCCCGATGCGCCAACTTCGACACACACCAAGTATTGAACCCGTCGATCGAGGGCTGATCCATCGCCTCCAGAAAGGCCGGGATTTCCGCGGCGCCTTCATCCGCTGTCATTTTCCACTCCGTATGCCGCGCGCCGAAATGCTCCGCCGTGCGCCGGGCGATTCCCGATTCATCATAGGCCGGATCTTCGAATCCGATCGAAAACGTACGGATATCCGCTCCCGCGCCCATCACCTCGCGCGCCAGCGCCAGCACCACCGTCGAGTCGATCCCTCCCGACAGGAAGATCCCCACCGGCACATCGCTCACCAGATGCCGCCGCATGCTTTCCAAGAGCGCCTCCCGCACCACTCCCGCCCACTGCCTCATACCCCCTGCCTCCTGCCTCCCGCCGCCCGCCTCTTGCCATGCTTCCAGCGTCGCCTTTCCGTTCTTCCAGCGTAGCAGATGTCCAGCCGGTATCTGCCGCACCGCCGCACTCAGCGTTGCCGGTTCCGGCACGCTGCCCCAGAGAAAGTAGTCACGCAGCGCGTTTCCATCCATCCTATCGTCCGCACGCTGCAATAAACGCACTTCCGAAGCAAAAGCCAGTGTCCCTCCATCCGCCCGATAATAGAGCGGCTTGATCCCAAAAGCATCCCGCGCCAACAGCGCCTCTCCCGTCTTTTCGTCCCAAAAGCAGAACGCGAACATCCCCGCCAACTTCGACAGGCATGCTTCACCCTCGCGTACCAACAAGCATAGCAATACCTCCGTATCCGAATCGCTGACAAAACGTTCTCCTTCCGCCTCCAGCTTCGCTCGCAGTTCGCGGAAATTATAAATCTCCCCATTGAAGGCCAGCACCGCCGCCCGTCGCCCGCCCTCTGCCTCCTGCCCCCTGCCTCTCTCCATCGGCTGCGCTCCGGCCTCGCTCAAATCCAGAATCGCCAGCCTCGTGTGCACCAGCGTCGCCCGCTCGCTCTGCCACACACCAGAACCATCCGGCCCGCGCCGAAGCAAGCCCTTGCGGAAAGCCTCCGCATCCCAGCCCGCCTCAGGGCCAATCCATCCTGCAATGCCACACATAATCAATCGATCTAAAATCAGCCCCGGCCACGCAATTTCATCACGCCCTCATACAGGGTATCAGCCCACGAATCCGGATTGATCCACCGTGCCAGCTCACGACTGTGAAAGGAAAATCGCTCCAACATTACATCGTCCAAATGATGAAACGCCGACAACGCACCCGCCAAAGCTTCGACAGAACCTGTCTCCGTCAAAAAACCGTTTTTGCCTTCTTCCAAAAAGCGGTCTGCCGCTCCACAGGCTCTTGAGCATAGCAAAGACAATCCGGCGGACGCTGCTTCATGAACCACAACTCCCCATGGCTCGAAAAGACTGGGCAGCACCAAGACTCCTGTTTGATTCATTAATCCCGGCAATTTTTCCGGCTGCACGAATCCGGCACATAACGCTCCGGCTTCCTGCAACGCCACCTGCAGGGGGCCGGTTCCCGCCACGCGCAGTGGCCATGGTTCTTTTACCTGCCCCGCGTATCGCCGATAAGCCTCGGCCAATACCAACGCTCCTTTGCTTTCCACGCATCTGCCGACAAACACAAACGCCCGTCTCCCCGCACGGGTGTTTTCCTCCGCGGAAAATCGCTCCACATCGCACGAATAATAACCTTCCCAAATGCGGTCTGCCGGATACGCCAAAAATGATGCCAGTTGTTTTTGCCTCTCCCCAGCAGCCCAAATCACATCGATCGCACGATGAAGA
This genomic stretch from Termitidicoccus mucosus harbors:
- a CDS encoding sugar transferase gives rise to the protein MRQLRFLKPALALGDCLAVFFCINLVAILRGIAQWQAPLLWPLLVPFLLLFVALHLIDGYNPRTNFVSADYFSLHFLACFAAAIALLLVTFVFVPGVYPLQQSRAVVGLSFLAIAPATLFIRRLLCSRLRRVRSRRRVVYAGAKDVISRETARLQLDLDILYARLGPNDSPDDGRPLLDDLLADISSGRLDVEAVVLYENGCALSPDVLRHLTELYFKGVPTYTLELFHQLYSRKIPLYRLNAIWLFQEGFRLARVPVSNQLKRLSDIVLSLFILILAAPLIAIAAIAIKREDGGPVFFRQQRIGRNRVPFTLYKLRTMRPGPKGGSSPGGGGNYTAKNDSRVTRIGRFLRSSRLDELPQLWNVLKGDMSMIGPRAEWDVLVADYEHSIKCYHFRHLVRPGITGWAQINYPYGASLDDTLRKLEYDLYYIRHFSFLLDATIVIRTVHVILTGKGGR
- a CDS encoding glycosyltransferase family 4 protein encodes the protein MIVFLNRFYHPSTTATGQLLTDLAEGLVARGHAVRVVTSRHDASLPGDETHNGVRIHRIATPARRRGFARITEFLAFHVAASRRLSGMLNSDDTVVALTDPPLVGVTAAQACRASGARLVHWVQDIYPELLAAAGGGWPALPLVALLRLRRDRAWRDAARCVTLGGDMAALLRARGVSADRLTVIPNWAPSGLAPSPPEDTAAMRARWGLGGRFIVAYSGNLGRVHDLDVCLRVAEALRRDSRFAFVFIGEGARKSQLQRAVAARGLENVVFRPHESRQHLAASLAAADAHWVTLRGSCGSLVFPSKLYGIAAVGRPVLFAGPPDGELARQVTDHRLGIAASPDDTARFVQTLHHWIETPAVCEDAARAALAFARTHDLPSALDAWEEALRLPEQMEDNEDQPQRHKDTEKEGKEKVLLGS
- a CDS encoding WcaF family extracellular polysaccharide biosynthesis acetyltransferase, whose translation is MIDFSRFRNPEFHRGAPRWKEVLWWIVRSLLFAPWFPLPSSMKVAVLRVFGAKVGRKVVIRSRVNITFPWRLEIGDHVWIGDDVFILSLDRVKIGSHVCISQGAFFCTGSHDHRKDTFDLITAPISIGDRSWVAARAFIGPGVTAGPDVVIGAGAVVVRDVPEGMAAYGSPARLRPAR
- a CDS encoding NAD-dependent epimerase/dehydratase family protein, translated to MIPSRKNTITGGAGHIGCHAVRHLEGTDARIVVLDNLSQGHREAGCG
- a CDS encoding class I SAM-dependent methyltransferase, which encodes MNEEIATDYAYTRADASHTHAYLWASVRRELLRGRGRRVFDLGCGNGSSARHLKGHGFEVTGVDPSETGIEIAKQEDPIMRLELGSAYEDLASHYGTFPVVVSLEVVEHVYSPRKYARCVHDLLEPGGFAIISTPYHGYFKNLALALSGKLDAHFTALWDHGHIKFWSIKTLTTLFAEQGLVLEKVLRVGRFPVLAKSMVLMFRKNE
- a CDS encoding class I SAM-dependent methyltransferase, whose translation is MDRSSRVFDLGCGNDALARHLKKRGHRVTDIDPSESEIAFAWKAPSQNQIHHE
- a CDS encoding acyltransferase, which encodes MKDGPFDGDISDASNRRNANLDLLRAAAIVAVVFFHVCQMSPVPLTRLMNVASFGQYGVDLFFVLSGWLIGGLYWKEYNKFGNIDIGRFWLRRWLRTIPPYLIALLLSWLAVWMSREEPFDLGYLIFIQNYYDNIPFFLVSWSLCIEEHFYLFVPLISIPFLGRGKFLSIFFISLLLIPLVCRIVYYITHVEGRVPVFGFELTATHLRMEGLLLGFWLSRLAIAHPAVWLRDSPVALWGSIAIGIGFIFAVIAGSWLVYCLGFSALAWTLALLLFFLQGRKPGRLATSRIVYLIALASYSVYLTHALMIHVARIIVQKIPNEFWPVYFPLAIVLIVFSGGAFYWMVERASIRLRDRWVPRRSKGFCVKGQFSARAHQHCP
- a CDS encoding glycosyltransferase family 2 protein, whose protein sequence is MNLADITPLILTWNEEPNLRRCLERLRWATRIVVVDSGSTDGTLAIAAEFPQVEVVKRGFDSFAGQCNFGLEQIRTKWVLSMDADYIVANFFSTYVEKLSEKADGYCFPFRYCVYGSPLRATLYPRRTVLYQHKKARYRDDGHGHRVDVQGAISNAEIPIDHDDRKSLSRWLDSQRKYAALEAEKLLSEPRPSGWPDRLRKKIWPAAPAMFFYTLFVKRLILDGWPGLYYVFQRTYAELLLSLELISRKFVSDINRAEMKRG
- a CDS encoding glycosyltransferase; its protein translation is MRILHIIPSLSPVHGGPSAALPLMERALSAAGVIVETVTTDDDGPGRRNGKPPVTALTENGVVRRYFRKRTEFYKVSPALGKWVRCEVKSYDLVHVHALFSHTSLAAARAARRAGVPYVIRPLGVLNHYGMTRRRARLKRLSFRWLESPLLRDAAAVHFTSEAEREEAESLGVPLRSAVIPLGVDVPETAADFAARKPWILYLSRIDPKKNIEGLLKAWAGLMAEFRDWKLMMAGDGDVGYVRQMHALAESLKLGERVEWLGRIEGEVKERRFREAGVYVLPSFSENFGIAAVEAMGAGLPCLLGEGVAVAQEAVKAGGCVLTAPDEGNIREGLRALLQDAARRQALGIAARRFALKEYSLEAMGQRLVGLYTRIIEDSGKI
- the asnB gene encoding asparagine synthase (glutamine-hydrolyzing) — its product is MCGIAGWIGPEAGWDAEAFRKGLLRRGPDGSGVWQSERATLVHTRLAILDLSEAGAQPMERGRGQEAEGGRRAAVLAFNGEIYNFRELRAKLEAEGERFVSDSDTEVLLCLLVREGEACLSKLAGMFAFCFWDEKTGEALLARDAFGIKPLYYRADGGTLAFASEVRLLQRADDRMDGNALRDYFLWGSVPEPATLSAAVRQIPAGHLLRWKNGKATLEAWQEAGGGRQEAGGMRQWAGVVREALLESMRRHLVSDVPVGIFLSGGIDSTVVLALAREVMGAGADIRTFSIGFEDPAYDESGIARRTAEHFGARHTEWKMTADEGAAEIPAFLEAMDQPSIDGFNTWCVSKLAHREGIKVVLSGLGGDEWFAGYRSFGRLPRFRLAHRLSGPLRPLAARLLETRPAGTPWQRLAAFLRGGGSWLEAYHAQRGIFTDEEAGAITKIFTDRALRSAFQESLSLPVHPREAVSVLEVTRYMRNQLLRDSDVFSMAHGLELRVPLVDVRLAEMLRNIPPEIRLRKGKKLLLEAVPEVPEWVINQPKRGFRFPFQQWIEGRFGELLADAKRQSPVQLETWYRTWAVAAALQQLRSFGAARD
- a CDS encoding glycosyltransferase family 4 protein is translated as MRLAVLHTELASYFIACLQRFHTRHAAELLVHAWPPHPDAPFDFHNLRPLGEVFDRRESADEVLIERVRAFSPDAVLTCGWVDKGYMRACRKLRSAGIPVIAGCDTQYTGNWRQWLGKLSAPVHLHRAIDVIWAAGERQKQLASFLAYPADRIWEGYYSCDVERFSAEENTRAGRRAFVFVGRCVESKGALVLAEAYRRYAGQVKEPWPLRVAGTGPLQVALQEAGALCAGFVQPEKLPGLMNQTGVLVLPSLFEPWGVVVHEAASAGLSLLCSRACGAADRFLEEGKNGFLTETGSVEALAGALSAFHHLDDVMLERFSFHSRELARWINPDSWADTLYEGVMKLRGRG